The following are from one region of the Halogeometricum sp. S3BR5-2 genome:
- a CDS encoding twin-arginine translocase TatA/TatE family subunit: MSLTLVPLFPGIPGGPELLIVLLIVVLLFGANKLPKLARSSGQAMGEFKRGREEIDQELRSMSEGDADAADDAESARDAEEETDRTSTA, from the coding sequence ATGTCACTCACACTCGTTCCGTTGTTCCCGGGTATCCCCGGCGGTCCCGAACTCCTCATCGTCCTCCTCATCGTCGTCCTCCTGTTCGGCGCGAACAAACTCCCGAAACTCGCGCGCTCGTCCGGGCAGGCGATGGGCGAGTTCAAGCGCGGCCGAGAGGAGATCGACCAGGAACTGCGCTCGATGAGCGAAGGTGACGCGGACGCGGCGGACGACGCCGAGTCGGCCCGCGACGCCGAAGAGGAGACCGACCGAACTTCGACCGCCTGA
- the gvpO gene encoding gas vesicle protein GvpO, halophile-type — translation MPDQCRAVTEGGERCSRPAKENGFCHQHGPENETVDEADAAETTDAEDDDEREDSNVPEDTDSEEETESADSTESDRDSDSEADAEEQSQESTESKSESDAEDEESQDETDSDSDSDSDSDSEEPANIVTVRNRVRDKVPELIGRELDGVTSLMRGEDGWVATVELIERRSVPDTQDLIGQYEVSLTDDGVIHEYRRLETYRRVEGSEYEA, via the coding sequence GTGCCCGACCAGTGTAGGGCCGTCACCGAGGGTGGCGAGCGATGTTCGCGCCCCGCGAAGGAGAACGGCTTCTGTCACCAGCACGGTCCCGAGAACGAGACCGTCGACGAGGCCGACGCGGCGGAGACGACCGACGCCGAGGACGACGACGAACGCGAGGACTCCAACGTGCCAGAAGACACCGACTCCGAAGAGGAGACCGAATCAGCCGACTCGACAGAGAGCGACCGCGACTCCGACTCCGAAGCGGACGCCGAAGAGCAATCGCAGGAGTCGACGGAATCGAAATCAGAATCGGACGCCGAGGACGAGGAGTCGCAGGACGAGACGGACTCCGACTCCGACTCCGATTCCGATTCCGACTCCGAAGAACCCGCGAACATCGTCACCGTCCGAAACCGGGTCCGCGACAAAGTGCCCGAACTCATCGGCCGCGAGTTGGACGGCGTCACCAGTCTGATGCGCGGCGAGGACGGATGGGTGGCGACGGTCGAACTCATCGAGCGTCGGTCCGTGCCGGACACCCAGGACCTCATCGGACAGTATGAGGTGTCGCTGACCGACGACGGGGTCATCCACGAGTACCGCCGCCTCGAGACGTACCGGCGAGTCGAAGGCTCCGAGTACGAGGCCTGA
- the gvpA gene encoding gas vesicle protein GvpA, translating to MPADSPDASSLADVLDRILDKGIVIDIWARVSVVGIEILTVEARIVAASVDTFLTYASEMAKIEKASQGDLEDLQEIDIRRANPQASPDAS from the coding sequence ATGCCAGCAGATAGCCCGGATGCTTCCAGTTTGGCCGACGTGCTGGACCGAATCCTCGACAAGGGAATCGTTATCGACATATGGGCGCGCGTGTCCGTCGTCGGTATCGAAATCCTGACCGTCGAGGCCCGTATCGTCGCCGCCTCGGTGGACACCTTCCTGACATACGCGTCAGAGATGGCGAAAATAGAGAAAGCGAGTCAGGGCGACTTAGAGGACCTTCAGGAGATAGACATTCGGCGCGCGAACCCGCAAGCGTCGCCCGACGCCTCCTGA
- a CDS encoding GvpL/GvpF family gas vesicle protein, whose translation MSSHLYAYGVIEAEDLELDVEGVEGEGPVQTVTFRTLSAVVTPIDDVDVERTDENTRAHDEVLREVMMEGEGRTVVPMQFGMAFKSARTLKSVMRGGRRAFRKALMDVDGKVELGVKIVGSEDGALTREDVAADVSERLVAVSDEEAENDLYSERLLFNRSYLVDRDAQEAFGEVVSELEDDYPDATVQYTGPWAPYNFVDVEIEAQ comes from the coding sequence ATGAGTTCTCATCTGTACGCGTACGGCGTTATCGAGGCCGAGGACCTCGAACTGGACGTCGAGGGCGTCGAGGGGGAGGGCCCGGTCCAGACCGTGACGTTTCGGACGCTGTCGGCGGTGGTGACGCCCATCGACGACGTCGACGTCGAACGCACGGACGAGAACACGCGGGCGCACGACGAGGTACTCAGAGAGGTGATGATGGAGGGCGAGGGTCGGACCGTCGTCCCGATGCAGTTCGGGATGGCGTTCAAGAGTGCGCGGACGCTGAAGAGCGTCATGCGCGGGGGGCGACGCGCCTTCCGGAAGGCGCTGATGGACGTCGACGGGAAGGTGGAACTCGGCGTCAAAATCGTCGGCTCCGAGGACGGGGCGCTGACCCGCGAGGACGTGGCGGCCGACGTCTCCGAGCGACTCGTCGCCGTCAGCGACGAGGAGGCCGAGAACGACCTCTACTCCGAGCGCCTGCTGTTCAACCGGTCGTACCTCGTCGACCGCGACGCTCAGGAGGCCTTCGGCGAGGTCGTCTCCGAACTCGAAGACGACTACCCCGACGCGACCGTACAGTACACGGGGCCGTGGGCGCCCTACAACTTCGTCGACGTCGAAATCGAGGCGCAGTAA
- the gvpG gene encoding gas vesicle protein GvpG, whose protein sequence is MFLLDDILLWPITNVVDVLHSLAVQEMYDTESIQSDLKENQLLYEIGERDEAEYERERARLESELDAAERARERLSDKVVVQR, encoded by the coding sequence GTGTTCCTCCTCGACGACATCCTCCTGTGGCCCATCACGAACGTGGTGGACGTGCTCCACTCGCTGGCGGTCCAGGAGATGTACGACACCGAGTCAATCCAGAGCGACCTCAAGGAGAACCAACTGCTCTACGAGATAGGCGAACGCGACGAAGCGGAGTACGAACGCGAGCGCGCCCGGTTGGAGTCCGAACTCGACGCCGCCGAACGCGCCCGCGAGCGACTCAGCGACAAGGTGGTGGTGCAGCGATGA
- the gvpJ gene encoding gas vesicle protein GvpJ, with translation MPDPVRPGRDSDSLADVVELLLDKGVVLNADIVVSVGETELLGIRLRAALASFETASEFGLEFPSGTDMEAVEAASERRRRAKMSPSGRPGLEGERGDDEGETGRSREDRSVDVMNAKIGEEASERSVEADENGDETSGGEDESDDESEDETRGGGGNEEDDGNGGDDGDDENDENEEDDGE, from the coding sequence ATGCCTGATCCGGTCCGTCCGGGGCGCGACTCCGACAGCCTCGCGGACGTGGTCGAACTCCTCCTCGACAAGGGCGTCGTGCTCAACGCCGACATCGTCGTCTCCGTCGGCGAGACGGAACTGCTCGGCATCCGCCTCCGGGCGGCGCTGGCGTCGTTCGAGACGGCCTCGGAGTTCGGCCTGGAGTTCCCTTCGGGGACCGACATGGAGGCCGTCGAGGCGGCGAGCGAGCGCCGACGGCGGGCCAAGATGTCGCCGTCCGGTCGCCCCGGACTCGAAGGGGAGCGAGGCGACGACGAGGGTGAGACCGGCAGGAGCCGCGAGGACCGCTCCGTCGACGTGATGAACGCGAAGATAGGCGAGGAGGCGAGCGAGCGCTCCGTCGAGGCCGACGAGAACGGAGATGAGACGAGCGGCGGCGAGGACGAGTCGGACGACGAGAGCGAAGATGAGACCCGCGGCGGCGGCGGGAACGAGGAGGACGACGGGAACGGCGGAGACGATGGAGACGACGAGAACGACGAGAACGAGGAGGACGACGGAGAATGA
- the gvpK gene encoding gas vesicle protein GvpK: MTTVEVDEDGANGLTAVVVAVVEILVDALEREAIRRMESGRLTDEEIERLGSHLARLEEDLERLKEDQGVDQQVDQLRGDLDSLVADAVHQVRTEERRRGDNGGAAPPDAGGSRERR, translated from the coding sequence ATGACGACGGTCGAAGTCGACGAGGACGGCGCGAACGGACTGACGGCCGTCGTCGTCGCCGTCGTGGAGATACTGGTCGACGCGCTCGAACGCGAGGCCATCCGCCGCATGGAGTCGGGGCGCCTCACCGACGAGGAGATAGAGCGCCTCGGGAGCCACCTCGCCCGGTTGGAAGAGGACCTCGAACGGTTGAAGGAGGACCAAGGGGTGGACCAGCAGGTCGACCAACTGCGCGGCGACCTGGACTCGCTCGTCGCCGACGCCGTCCACCAGGTCCGCACGGAAGAGCGTCGAAGAGGCGACAACGGCGGCGCGGCGCCGCCCGACGCGGGAGGGTCGCGTGAGCGACGCTGA
- the gvpL gene encoding gas vesicle protein GvpL, protein MSDADGAPDGGDGSEGRYLYCVVRRDDDAAAGLDARGVGGAPLSVVSTERLSAVVHERSEPYESDAPDEVREWLYDHQDAVEDVGEAFGTPVPFRFDTIVRGGDGTIREWLRANEETLSEALDSLAGRWEYRVEVEWDREDLAERVGGDDERLAELSEKLSNASEGTAFLVQKQYDKRLSELVKRRRRARADELVAELESRTDEVRELGDAPQTPLTEAPTGPTARFAVLADEGECDAVGEYLDTVADEDGASVRFTGPWPPYTFAPDALEPAEGGTKEEETNGTGPAE, encoded by the coding sequence GTGAGCGACGCTGACGGGGCGCCCGACGGGGGCGATGGCTCCGAGGGCCGCTACCTCTACTGCGTCGTCCGCCGGGACGACGACGCCGCCGCGGGACTCGACGCCCGCGGCGTCGGCGGTGCGCCGCTCTCCGTGGTCTCGACCGAGCGACTCTCGGCGGTCGTCCACGAGCGCAGCGAACCGTACGAGTCGGACGCGCCCGACGAGGTGCGCGAGTGGTTGTACGACCACCAGGACGCCGTCGAGGACGTCGGCGAGGCGTTCGGGACGCCGGTGCCGTTCCGCTTCGACACCATCGTCCGCGGCGGCGACGGGACGATACGCGAGTGGTTACGGGCGAACGAGGAGACGCTCTCGGAGGCGCTGGACTCGCTGGCCGGCCGGTGGGAGTACCGCGTGGAGGTCGAGTGGGACCGCGAGGACCTCGCCGAACGGGTCGGCGGCGACGACGAGCGACTCGCGGAGCTATCGGAGAAGCTCTCGAACGCCTCCGAGGGGACGGCGTTTCTCGTACAGAAGCAGTACGACAAGCGGCTCTCAGAGCTCGTGAAACGCAGGCGGCGGGCGCGCGCGGACGAACTCGTCGCGGAACTGGAGTCGCGGACCGACGAGGTGCGCGAACTCGGCGACGCGCCGCAGACGCCGCTGACCGAGGCGCCGACGGGGCCGACGGCCCGATTCGCCGTCCTCGCCGACGAGGGGGAGTGCGACGCCGTCGGGGAGTACCTCGACACCGTCGCCGACGAGGACGGGGCGTCGGTTCGGTTCACCGGGCCGTGGCCGCCGTACACGTTCGCGCCGGACGCGCTCGAACCCGCGGAGGGAGGAACGAAAGAGG